In Anaerolineae bacterium, the DNA window AGGCGACATGCACCGCCGCTCTGGCGGAGAGGTCCGTCTCCACACAGCTCCCACCCAGGAACGCGCCGACGCCGGCGGCCTTACAGGCCAGCACCGCCTCCACCGTGTGGTGAATCCCACCCATATCGGGCATTTTGATCTGGATCATGTCGGCGGCGCGTGTGGCGATGAACTGTCGGATATCCTCCAGGGTGTTGGCCCATTCGTCGGCCACGATCTGCACCCGCATCTTGCGGATGCGGATATAATCGCGCAGGGAGCGCAGTGCCTCCAACTGCGCCGGCAGGGTCTCCATGATGACCGGGCTTTCCACCCGCAGGGGCAGGGGGTCCACCGCCAGCTCCAGCGCGTACAGGTCG includes these proteins:
- a CDS encoding methylaspartate ammonia-lyase, whose product is DLYALELAVDPLPLRVESPVIMETLPAQLEALRSLRDYIRIRKMRVQIVADEWANTLEDIRQFIATRAADMIQIKMPDMGGIHHTVEAVLACKAAGVGAFLGGSCVETDLSARAAVHVALATQPAMMLARPGMGVDEAVMIIQNEMARALACIRGRRGT